The nucleotide window TGTTAGCCCAGGGCAATACTGCCTTAACTTTAGTTCATAATCTAAACATTGGCTTTTGCCATCCATTGAAAATTTTTATGCCAGGACTAATTCAAGTCAAGAACAGCCATGACAAAGCATGACACAGAAGACCGCATGAAAATAGATGCTAGACGGGAAGAATGGAAACAGCAGGAAAAGATCGGGGGACGGTGTGGAGGTTGAAACCCCGCTACTAGAACATGATCGGATTGTCTTTGAGTATAGAGAACTGCTGCTAGACAGCGGACAATAAACTTCGTTGGATCAGGCAGTCCACTCCTGCCTTTGTCAGGTGGCATGGTCAGCGGTACGGGTTAGGGACAGCTCCTTTTCCCGTTGGTTTTGGTCCTGCCAGGGGAAATTAGGCAAGAAAAAAGCCATTGTAGCAGTGGCAAGAAAGATTCTAACAGTCCCCTGGCGGTCCCCCTTAGCGGTCATGAAATGCTGTTGTATTTTACGAATAATTAGCCTATAATAATATCAGCAAGGAAAAGGAGCGATTTTTATGCCGAACATTAAACCGGTTTCAGACTTGCGAAATTATAACGAAGTGTTGCGGGATGTTGCAGTTGGTGCACCGGTCTTTTTGACAAAGAACGGCAGAGGACGCTATGCACTTGTTGATATTGCCGATTACGAAAAAACACAGGCAACCATCAAACTCATGTCACAGTTAGCGGAGGGTGAAAAGGCCGGGCGCGAGAAAGG belongs to Acetonema longum DSM 6540 and includes:
- a CDS encoding type II toxin-antitoxin system Phd/YefM family antitoxin; its protein translation is MPNIKPVSDLRNYNEVLRDVAVGAPVFLTKNGRGRYALVDIADYEKTQATIKLMSQLAEGEKAGREKGWLTIEEVEKSLGV